TTAGGCGTACCATACCCTCACACTTGTTTTCCTCAATCTCAACGTACATTCCCCATTCTGTGACACCTGAAACAATTCCTTTGTATTCCACACCGATCTGGTCCTGCAAGAATTCTGCTTGTTTGTATTTTACTGAAGCTCTTTCTGCTTCCGCAGCTTTTTTCTCCATCTGTGACGAATGCTCCGACATTTTTTCATAATGTTCAGCATTGACCTTTTTACCACCGTCAAGATAATATTGCAGTAATCTATGCACCATAACATCTGGGTAACGGCGGATAGGGGAGGTGAAGTGCGTGTAATAATCAAAGGCCAACCCGTAATGAGAAGTTTTCTTCGTTGTGTAAATCGCCTTTGCCATAGATCTAATGGCAAGTGAGGTTAAAAGATTTTGTTCTTTGGAACCTTCGATTTTTGTCATTAATGCGTTTAAGGACTTTGCAGTTTCTTTGTCAGTCTTTATACTCAGGCGGTGACCAAACCTAGAAGCAAACAATGAGAAGTTCGTCAATGTTTCGGGATTAGGTACATCGTGGAATCTATAGACAAAAGGAAGTTTGTTTTTGCCTTTTCCCTGTCTGCCGATATATTCGGCAACTTTTCTGTTGGCAAGGAGCATAAAATCCTCAATTAATTTATGAGCTTCTTTTCTAACTTTAGTGTATACTCCAATTGGCTTGCCATTTTCATCGAGGTTGAATTTTACCTCATCGGTTTCAAAACTAATTGCTCCAGCTTTGAATTTTCGTTCCCTAAGAATTTCTGCAAGTTCGTTCAGTTTCAATATAGGTTCTGAAAGTTCATCCTCTTTGCCCTCGATAATCTCTTGGGCCTCCTCGTAACTGAATCTACGGTCGGAGTGTATAACGGTTCTTCCAAACCATTGTTCCAATACATTAGCTTTATCATCAAGTTCAAAAACTGCGGAAAAACACAATTTATCTTCGTTGGGCCTTAAGGAACATAAATTGTTTGAAAGCCTTTCAGGTAGCATTGGAATCACCCTGTCAACTAAATAAACGGATGTTCCCCTTTCAAAGGCTTCTTTATCTAAAACGGTATCTGGAATCACATAGTGTGATACATCAGCAATATGTACTCCGATTTCATAATTTCCATTCTCCAATTTTTTGAATGAAATAGCATCATCGAAATCTTTGGCATCAGCTGGGTCAATAGTAAATGTTGTAGTGCCTCTGAAATCCTGGCGTTTTGCAATCTCTTCTTCCGAAATGACATCAGAAATTGCATTTGCAGCATCTTCGACTGCTTTGGGGAATTCCAGTGGAAAACCAAAGTCTGCCAAGATAGCGTTCATTTCTGTATTGTTCTCGCCTTTTTTACCTAGGATGTTTTTTACTTTACCGATAGGGTTTTTAGCATTCTTTGGCCATTCAAGAATTGAAACGACCACTTTTTCTCCATTTTGTGCTCCGTTAAGGTTGTCCAATGGAATAAAAATATCATGGAGCATTTTCCTATCATCGGGTTGGAAAAATGCATAGGTCTTGGAGATGTCGATTGTACCTGTGAAATCGGTCTTCGCTCTTTGTAAAATCTCAACTACTTCCCCTTCGCGTTTGCGTCCTTTCTTGCGTTCATAAACATGGACTTTGACAATGTCATTATGCAGTGCCTGTCTTAGTTTTCGAGGTGCCACGTAAATGTCGTTTTCATCCTCATCATCGGGGACAATGTAGGCCGATCCATCGGCGGTCATATCCACCTTACCTGTAACATACACATGGAGCTGTTTGAGCTGAAATTTACCACGGTCTGGTTGGTTGAAAAGACCAGACTTTATCCCATCTGCAAGGATGTCGGAAATGGCAACTTTGGAGTCACTGTCTGTGATGTTTAATTTTGCTGCTACCTGTTTATAGTTAAGTGCGGTGTTACCGGATTTTTCAAAAATATCAACGATCAGTTGGGTTAAAACTTCTTTGTAAGGATTCTCTTTTCTTGATTTCATATGCTGTCGTTTTGTCTGTTCTTTCATCATTTTATTTTCGGATGAAAGCTAGGAGAGGAGGGTAGCGTTGTGTCTAATTATTGTTGTTTATTTTCTGCTTCTCCAGTCGTCGAAACTAATATACTGAAAACTGCCCATTTTTGTTTTAAATAAAAAAAATGGGTAATAATAATTTTATCCCATTTGTATATAAATATAAAATCTATTTTAGCTTATAAATAGTGCTGATTATTAATTAAATATGGTTAATATGCTAAAAATATATTAAGATATTAATTATGTAATTGTTTGATTATCAAATCAAAATGAATTAATTGCTGTTAAAAGGTTATTATTGCTAAACTTTTTACATTAAACTAATAAGTATTTCAGAATATTTTAAAACACTATAAATAAGAATTTTAAAAATTTTATAACTAAAAATTAGCAAAGTATAAAAATTAGGTTTAGCAGACGTTTTTGGTATAAAAATATTGCCCATGAAAAATCTTTTGGAGAAAGATTTTCACGGGCAATTTATATAAATTTTATGAGATTTTAAGTTGTTTTTTTGTTGCAAGAGTTACAAATCCCTACAGCATTAATGGCAATAGAATGCAATGAAAAGTTGTTTGGTAAGCTAATTTTTGGAAGGGCTATTTCATCGAGACAGAAGACAGAATTGCAGACTGAGCAAATGAAATGTACATGCTGATCATGGTGGTGATCCGAGGTGCACTTAGTCGAACAGAATGCATAAGTTGCCGTTCCATTCAGATCAAAAACTTTGTGCAAAATTCCTTTTTCTTCAAAGCTTGCCAGTATCCTATATAGAGTAACTCGGTCGATTTCATTGCCTAAAATCTTCTCCAATTCTGGTTGTGAAATGGCTGATGTTTTTGTAGAAATAATCTCCAAAACCCTAAGTCTGGGTTGAGTAACTTTTAGTTGGTTTGTCTTTAAAACTTGGCTGAATTCTTCTAATTTTTCAGGCTCCAATTCCATGCTCAATTCCGCTTTCATGATATAAAATTACGGAATAAATTTGGGTAATAAAAAAGCCCTTACAGGGTGATGTAAGGGCTTTATATTTTGTGAATAATTATGAATTATTTACCTGCAGCTTTAGCGTGGTCTGCTAAGAATTGAGCTAAACCGCTATCCGTTAAAGGGTGTTTCAATAAAGCTGTAATTGCAGACAATGGTCCAGTCATAACATCAGCGCCGATTTTAGCACAGCCTAAGATGTGCGCGCTGTGACGTACTGAAGCCGCTAAGATTTGAGTTTCAAACCCATAATTGTCGTAAATCTCACGGATTTCTTCGATTAAACCTAAGCCATCTACCGAAATATCATCCAAACGACCGATAAAAGGAGATACATACGTAGCACCTGCTTTTGCAGCTAATAATGCTTGACCAGCAGAAAAAACCAACGTACAGTTTGTTTTAATTCCTTTTTTGCTGAAATATTTTATTGCTTTAACACCATCTTTAATCATCGGAACTTTAACAACAATCTTGCTGTCTAATGCCGCCAATGCTTCACCTTCTTTGATCATTCCTTCATAATCTGTTGAAATAACCTCTGCGCTAACGTCACCATCAACGATGTCGCAAATCGCTTTATAGTGGTTGATTACATTTTCTTCACCAGAAATACCTTCTTTAGCCATTAAGCTAGGGTTGGTTGTTACACCGTCTAAAACGCCAAGATCTTGAGCTTCTTTGATTTGTTCAAGGTTTGCGGTATCAATAAAAAATTTCATGATAGTATTTGAATTAATTTTGTTTTGTAGTATTCCAGCATTCTTGCTTGGACCATGCAAAGGTAGTTATATTGTTTTAAGATTTGAAGTTATAACCCTCTAAACCAATAGAATTATTCAAATCTGGGATTATTTTAACCATGTTACAACAATTAACACCCTTTTAATGTTATCAAATTAAAGGATTGAAGTATTTTAATAGTTCTTCTATTTAATGACTTCCAAATTGAATTACAATCCGTTATCTTTAAAAAAGCTGTAACAAGAATTCGCATTTCATGCAAATATTTAGATCTCTTAAGTACCCCAATTATCGATTACACGTCATAGGTCAATCTATATCTCTATTAGGTACTTGGATGCAAAGGATAGCTATAAGTTGGCTCGTTTACCAACTAACAGATTCAGTATTCTGGCTAGGATTTGTATCTTTTATTTCCCTTTTACCCTCGCTAGTTCTTTCACCATTCATTGGTGCATTCGTGGATAGGCATAAAAAATATAAGCTGGTTTTAATTACTCAATTTGGATTAATGATCCAGGCCGGATTATTGGCCTTATTGGTCTATTTAAAGATGGAATCAGTTCTCTATTTGTCAATTCTAGGTTTTATTCAGGGCGTAGTCAATGCGTTTGATGTGCTTGGCAGGCAAGCTTTATTAGTAAATTTGGTAGATGAAAGGAAGGATTTGCCCAATGCTATTGCATTAAATAGTTCCATATTTAATGCTGCAAGGATGATAGGTCCAGCGATCGGTGGAATTTTGCTGTCTACATACGGTGAATTGGCCTGTTTTACCCTGAATTTTGTGAGCTTTATACCGGTAATCATCTGTTTATTAATGATGAATGTAAAGGAAAGAGTGATCATTATACCCAATGAAAGTGCATTCCAAGGACTAGTCCATGGATTTAACTACTTAAAAAGGTCTCCCCATATCGCGTCCTTAATCATTATTCTAACATTTTCAAGTTTACTGGTTATTCCTTATACATCTTTGCTTCCTGCAGTGGCACGTGAGCTTTTTCATGGTGATGAAAGAACATTTTCATGGTTCGAGAGTGCTGCCGGATTGGGAGCCATGATTGGAGCTATTAATATGGCGAGACTAAAGACAGGCGAAAACTTGAGATACAGAGTAATGTTTGCAGCATTTTTTATGGGGATTTCGCTCGTTTTGTTAGCATTTGCTCATTATTTACCTTCGGCTTTATTCTTTACAGGTGCTGTTTCATTTGCAATGATGATGCAGAACTCTTCTATAAATACTTATATTCAAACGCATGCAATGCCAGCTTACCGAGCTAGGGCAATGTCTTATTATGTGATGGCATTTCAAGGGATTTTCCCAATAGGAAGTTTATTGACAGGTGCGGTAGCGGAAATTATAGGAATAAAAAACACCCTCTATGTAATGGGAGGGTGTGGTATTTTAATATCATTAGGGTTTTATATCTATCTGAGATTACATATTCAACGTAAATTATTCAAATTTAATTTACGCTGATTTAAGGTAAGCGTATTCTTTTTGTAATCAATTTTTGCCCCGAATAATTGAAGGATATCTCCACCTAATACGCCTATTACAGGATCTAAACCTATTTGGCTATATGCAAAATTAATTGAACTTAAGTCTAATACTGCTGCAGTAAAGTTTCGTGTAGACCAATCTGAGAGTTTCATCAAGGGAATAGTAATCATAAAACTCTGCATATTATTGGTTCCTAAGCCTGTAGAAAGGATGTCCGTGATTAAGAATTCCTCTTCATTAATTCCCGAATTCAACAATGTTTCTTTATCTAATACAGTTTTAGAGGCACCTGTATCAATGACCATTTTGAATTTTTTCTCAAAAATTTCGACTTCTGTAATAATATGAAAGCCATCGGCTTGCAGGCCGATGACTTCAAATGGAATATTTTGCATTTATATTTTAATATTTATCTTATTTCTTCAAAACGCCTTCATCAAAAAGGACCTCATTCATCTTTCTAACAGCGTCAGCACTCGCTTTAAATAGCTCTTCTTCTTCTGATGAAAGATTCATTGGTACGATACGATCCCAACCCTTAGCGTTAATAATCACTGGAACACCGACATTGATATCTTCCTGTCCATATTCGCCTTCTAGATATACTGACGCGGTAAACAATCTGTTTTGGTCTCTGACTATGCTTTCAACCATTGCAGCTGCTGCAGCACCAGGTGCATACCATGCTGAAGTACCAATTAAGGCAGTCAAAGTAGCGCCTCCAACCATGGTTTTCTTCACAATTTCTTGCTCTTCCTCTTCTGTTAAAAAATCTGAAACTGGAACACTGTTCCAAGTGGCATGTTTTATTAAAGGAATCATGGTAGTGTCGCCATGACCTCCAATTACAATTGCATTTAGATCATTGGCAGATGCATTCAATTTGTCAGAAATCTGATATTTAAACCTTGCTGAATCCAATGCTCCACCCATTCCAATAATCCTGTTTTTAGGTAATCCACTAGATTTTAAGGCTAGGTAAGTCATCGTATCCATAGGATTCGAAACTATTAAAATGATAATATCTGGAGAATGTTTGATTAAGTTTTCTACTACGGACTTAACAATATTAGCATTGGTGCCTATCAATTCTTCACGAGTCATACCTGGTTTTCTAGGAATCCCAGATGTAATTACTGCAACGGTTGATCCAGCTGTCGCTAAATAATCATTTGTTACACCTTTGATAGTAGAGTCAAAACCCAATAATGCAGAAGTCTGCATCATGTCCTGAGCCTTGCCTTCAGCAAATCCTTCTTTAATGTCCAACAAAATGATTTCTTCAGCTACATTTCTTCTAACAAGATTATCAGCGGTCGTTGCTCCAACTGCCCCTGCTCCAACTACGGTTATTTTCATATAGTTAAGGGTTATATTTATTTACTTTAAATTTAACAAAAATAATCGTCAATGAAGCGTGAGGACCGTCAATTTAATGTAATTCAATAATTTTGCATAAAAAAAAGAGCAACATTTGATTGTTGCTCTTTCTGTTAGAATGGATAACCTATTGCTAAGTTGAAGACCAAATTCTCCCTTCTCCAATCTCTATTTCTTATATCGATATATTTAAATACCCAACGGTCGTCTTTTGGACGGTATGGAACCCTAAATGGGATTGCGAAATCTGTACGAATGATTAGGAAGTCAAGATCCAATCTTAATCCCAATCCACCACCAACAGCTAATTCACTTAAAAATTCTTTACTGAATTGACCTCCAGGTTTATTCTCATCCTTATTTTGCAACCAAACATTACCAGCATCGATAAATGCTGCCCAATGTAGCATGCCAGCAATCTTTGCTCTATATTCAGTATTTAATTCCAACTTGTAGTCACCTGTTTGGTCTGCAAAGAAATTTTCCTCACCAAGGTTTTCTGGCATTGATGAGCCAGGTCCTACAGCACGTGCTCTAAAGGCTCTCAATCCATTGGGACCACCGGTGTAATATTGTTTTAAATAAGGTAATGAACGAGAGTTACCATATGAATAACTGGTACCAATCATTATACGTGATGCTAGGGTAGAGGTTGGCGTTATTTTTAAATAATGCCTCAAATCAGCTTCCGCTTTTATAAACTGAGAATATGGTGTTCCAAATAATTCTTTAACATTACCCTCATCGTAATTTGCTCCTTGAATCAATCCTAAAATATTACCTGAGGTATTTAAGCCTGCTTTTGCATAAAAAGTATGCTTTTTATTCTCCATGGTATTCGTGAAGGTGTAAACATAATTTGGACCGAAAGAGAACTGAGGGTCAACAATATGTCTCAATGTTGGAACGGTATCCATTTGTGCCCTATATTCATCTGAAATACCGCGAGGTTGAACATAAATAATCTCTGCCAGGGTTAAATTATGATCTTTCTGTTGGTTCTCTTTCCATGCATAACCATAGTTCAAGGTCATGGAATTCAAAGTATAGGCCGTCCTACGGTTCAAGAACTCGTAACCTGCTTTTAAAAATGTTTTTGGAATATATTGTTTGCTAGGAGCCCATTTATATGGAGAAAGTAAACGTGGCCATGTAATTGAAACTTCTGTACCATAACGGATATAGCTTGAATTTAAATTTACATTACCTCCAGTTTGTGTTTCATAACCTCCAAATAAGGAAACCGTTAAAGTTTCAAAACCTTTAAATGCATTCTTTAAAGTCCAATTGGCGTTAACCTCAGTACCATTATACACTGCTGCGGTCTTACCAACTAGCTCCAAACGAATGGATTTTTTTTCCATCGGAGTCAAATAATAATAAACATCTAAATGGTTGGTAGAATCAGGACTGTCTACAAATTCATTCTTAACAAATTTAAATGTGTTTAAATTTACTAAGTGGTTGATAGTCATATTATGATTCCAGCGGTTGTACATCTGCTCTGGTTCTAAGAATAGATGATTCGCTAATACCTTCTTCCGATATTTATTTTCAGGATCAATGATATAAAATTTATCATCGTATTTCTCAACACTGCGAGGTATTCTTCTCCTGGATCCACTAGTTTCTTTATAATCAGCAAATACATAGACATTACCTATATGTTGTGGTTCTTTTGCCTGCTTTGGCGTTTCAGGCTTGACAGTCATGAACATATTGACTTTATTATCGCCAATAGTACTGTCTACTTCTACTAATAAATTGTCCGGACTGAAATAATAATAACCTTGGTCTTTCAACTTATTGTCTATCCTGTCCCTTTCATTTAAGATAACGTCCAAATTGTAATTGTTTCCAGGCCTTAATAAACTTTCATTTTTAGTTGCCATAATAGAATTACCCAATCTAGTATTACTGTCAACTTCAAATTTTACTTCATTTATACGATAAATCTTTCCTGGAAATGCATCATAACGAACGGTCGCCATCTTGCCATCAATCAATGTGTCTGAAGTAACCCGAGCTGTAAAGAAACCAAGATTCTCCATCTTATTGCGGAGTAGGTTTTCGTTATATTCACGGTTTACATCACTTAATAAAACAGGTTCTTGGCCTTGTTTTTTCAACCATCTTCTGATAAAATTATTGCTGGTGTCTGGACCCCCGCCCATATTCCATAAGCCTACCTTGAAATAAACACCCAAGATTTTACTGTTCGGTTTCGGCAATAATGCTTCTTCCAAATAACTTTCAAATCCTTCTTTTCGCTCTTTTGCTAT
The Sphingobacterium daejeonense genome window above contains:
- the tamL gene encoding translocation and assembly module lipoprotein TamL, whose protein sequence is MKIKQFLAFSIGLLLISSCNPTKYVAEGDKFYKEGDVVIHNDTIAKERKEGFESYLEEALLPKPNSKILGVYFKVGLWNMGGGPDTSNNFIRRWLKKQGQEPVLLSDVNREYNENLLRNKMENLGFFTARVTSDTLIDGKMATVRYDAFPGKIYRINEVKFEVDSNTRLGNSIMATKNESLLRPGNNYNLDVILNERDRIDNKLKDQGYYYFSPDNLLVEVDSTIGDNKVNMFMTVKPETPKQAKEPQHIGNVYVFADYKETSGSRRRIPRSVEKYDDKFYIIDPENKYRKKVLANHLFLEPEQMYNRWNHNMTINHLVNLNTFKFVKNEFVDSPDSTNHLDVYYYLTPMEKKSIRLELVGKTAAVYNGTEVNANWTLKNAFKGFETLTVSLFGGYETQTGGNVNLNSSYIRYGTEVSITWPRLLSPYKWAPSKQYIPKTFLKAGYEFLNRRTAYTLNSMTLNYGYAWKENQQKDHNLTLAEIIYVQPRGISDEYRAQMDTVPTLRHIVDPQFSFGPNYVYTFTNTMENKKHTFYAKAGLNTSGNILGLIQGANYDEGNVKELFGTPYSQFIKAEADLRHYLKITPTSTLASRIMIGTSYSYGNSRSLPYLKQYYTGGPNGLRAFRARAVGPGSSMPENLGEENFFADQTGDYKLELNTEYRAKIAGMLHWAAFIDAGNVWLQNKDENKPGGQFSKEFLSELAVGGGLGLRLDLDFLIIRTDFAIPFRVPYRPKDDRWVFKYIDIRNRDWRRENLVFNLAIGYPF
- a CDS encoding malate dehydrogenase, with the translated sequence MKITVVGAGAVGATTADNLVRRNVAEEIILLDIKEGFAEGKAQDMMQTSALLGFDSTIKGVTNDYLATAGSTVAVITSGIPRKPGMTREELIGTNANIVKSVVENLIKHSPDIIILIVSNPMDTMTYLALKSSGLPKNRIIGMGGALDSARFKYQISDKLNASANDLNAIVIGGHGDTTMIPLIKHATWNSVPVSDFLTEEEEQEIVKKTMVGGATLTALIGTSAWYAPGAAAAAMVESIVRDQNRLFTASVYLEGEYGQEDINVGVPVIINAKGWDRIVPMNLSSEEEELFKASADAVRKMNEVLFDEGVLKK
- a CDS encoding MFS transporter; the encoded protein is MQIFRSLKYPNYRLHVIGQSISLLGTWMQRIAISWLVYQLTDSVFWLGFVSFISLLPSLVLSPFIGAFVDRHKKYKLVLITQFGLMIQAGLLALLVYLKMESVLYLSILGFIQGVVNAFDVLGRQALLVNLVDERKDLPNAIALNSSIFNAARMIGPAIGGILLSTYGELACFTLNFVSFIPVIICLLMMNVKERVIIIPNESAFQGLVHGFNYLKRSPHIASLIIILTFSSLLVIPYTSLLPAVARELFHGDERTFSWFESAAGLGAMIGAINMARLKTGENLRYRVMFAAFFMGISLVLLAFAHYLPSALFFTGAVSFAMMMQNSSINTYIQTHAMPAYRARAMSYYVMAFQGIFPIGSLLTGAVAEIIGIKNTLYVMGGCGILISLGFYIYLRLHIQRKLFKFNLR
- a CDS encoding Fur family transcriptional regulator, with amino-acid sequence MKAELSMELEPEKLEEFSQVLKTNQLKVTQPRLRVLEIISTKTSAISQPELEKILGNEIDRVTLYRILASFEEKGILHKVFDLNGTATYAFCSTKCTSDHHHDQHVHFICSVCNSVFCLDEIALPKISLPNNFSLHSIAINAVGICNSCNKKTT
- the fsa gene encoding fructose-6-phosphate aldolase, with product MKFFIDTANLEQIKEAQDLGVLDGVTTNPSLMAKEGISGEENVINHYKAICDIVDGDVSAEVISTDYEGMIKEGEALAALDSKIVVKVPMIKDGVKAIKYFSKKGIKTNCTLVFSAGQALLAAKAGATYVSPFIGRLDDISVDGLGLIEEIREIYDNYGFETQILAASVRHSAHILGCAKIGADVMTGPLSAITALLKHPLTDSGLAQFLADHAKAAGK
- a CDS encoding retropepsin-like aspartic protease, which gives rise to MQNIPFEVIGLQADGFHIITEVEIFEKKFKMVIDTGASKTVLDKETLLNSGINEEEFLITDILSTGLGTNNMQSFMITIPLMKLSDWSTRNFTAAVLDLSSINFAYSQIGLDPVIGVLGGDILQLFGAKIDYKKNTLTLNQRKLNLNNLR
- the rnr gene encoding ribonuclease R is translated as MKSRKENPYKEVLTQLIVDIFEKSGNTALNYKQVAAKLNITDSDSKVAISDILADGIKSGLFNQPDRGKFQLKQLHVYVTGKVDMTADGSAYIVPDDEDENDIYVAPRKLRQALHNDIVKVHVYERKKGRKREGEVVEILQRAKTDFTGTIDISKTYAFFQPDDRKMLHDIFIPLDNLNGAQNGEKVVVSILEWPKNAKNPIGKVKNILGKKGENNTEMNAILADFGFPLEFPKAVEDAANAISDVISEEEIAKRQDFRGTTTFTIDPADAKDFDDAISFKKLENGNYEIGVHIADVSHYVIPDTVLDKEAFERGTSVYLVDRVIPMLPERLSNNLCSLRPNEDKLCFSAVFELDDKANVLEQWFGRTVIHSDRRFSYEEAQEIIEGKEDELSEPILKLNELAEILRERKFKAGAISFETDEVKFNLDENGKPIGVYTKVRKEAHKLIEDFMLLANRKVAEYIGRQGKGKNKLPFVYRFHDVPNPETLTNFSLFASRFGHRLSIKTDKETAKSLNALMTKIEGSKEQNLLTSLAIRSMAKAIYTTKKTSHYGLAFDYYTHFTSPIRRYPDVMVHRLLQYYLDGGKKVNAEHYEKMSEHSSQMEKKAAEAERASVKYKQAEFLQDQIGVEYKGIVSGVTEWGMYVEIEENKCEGMVRLRDITDDFYTLDEKNFAIIGQRKKKTYQLGDEVQIKVKKVDLEKRQIDFTLMS